From a region of the Mycobacterium sp. SMC-8 genome:
- a CDS encoding RimK family alpha-L-glutamate ligase, whose amino-acid sequence MKLVRPDVFHPRIVFAGCAALPEGDGDDAGLVAALRARGLHARWASWDDPATANADLVILRATWDYTDRLDDFLAWTRRVAHLLNPPEVVAWNADKRYLADLAAAGVPTVPSAFFAPGEPVTIPAGEVVVKPSVGAGSVGALRFTDAARARAHAVSLHAAGRTALVQPYDRRISAGETALVFLGGEQSHAFTKAPMLPAPGQSPVFDESGTYAEETLCPADPDFELWDLGRAALAAAAARVGLTASDLLYARVDLIGGGDDPRLLELELVEPSLGWRQLHGADRKRQERRFALAVESALERLGLGPLSHRRP is encoded by the coding sequence ATGAAACTCGTCCGCCCCGACGTCTTCCACCCGCGCATCGTGTTCGCCGGCTGCGCGGCGCTGCCCGAGGGTGACGGCGACGACGCCGGCCTCGTCGCCGCGTTGAGGGCCCGGGGGCTGCACGCCCGGTGGGCATCCTGGGACGATCCGGCCACCGCGAACGCCGACCTGGTGATCCTGCGGGCCACCTGGGACTACACCGACCGGCTCGACGATTTCCTCGCCTGGACTCGGCGGGTCGCGCATCTGCTGAACCCGCCGGAAGTGGTGGCCTGGAACGCCGACAAGCGCTATCTGGCCGACCTGGCCGCGGCCGGGGTGCCGACGGTGCCCAGCGCGTTCTTCGCACCGGGGGAGCCGGTGACCATCCCAGCCGGTGAGGTGGTGGTCAAGCCGTCGGTGGGCGCGGGATCGGTGGGTGCGCTGCGCTTCACCGACGCCGCCCGGGCCCGCGCCCACGCCGTGTCCCTGCACGCGGCCGGGCGTACCGCGCTGGTGCAGCCGTATGACCGGCGGATCAGCGCCGGCGAGACCGCCCTGGTGTTCCTGGGCGGCGAGCAGTCCCATGCGTTCACCAAGGCGCCGATGCTGCCCGCGCCGGGGCAGTCGCCGGTCTTCGACGAGTCAGGCACCTACGCCGAGGAGACGCTGTGCCCCGCCGATCCGGATTTCGAGCTGTGGGACCTCGGCCGCGCCGCGTTGGCCGCGGCCGCGGCTCGGGTCGGATTGACGGCGTCGGATCTGCTGTATGCGCGGGTCGACCTCATCGGCGGTGGCGACGATCCGCGGTTGCTCGAGCTCGAGTTGGTGGAACCGTCCCTGGGCTGGCGCCAGCTGCACGGGGCGGACCGCAAGCGCCAGGAACGCCGGTTCGCGCTGGCCGTGGAGTCAGCGCTGGAGCGCCTCGGGCTCGGTCCGCTCTCGCATCGACGCCCATAG
- a CDS encoding heme A synthase has translation MVDLLPEPSLRVQRLIAAAVILTQGGIAVTGAIVRVTASGLGCPTWPQCFPGSFTPVPHAEVAGIHQAVEFGNRLLTFLVVFTAAAAVLAVMRARRRREVLIYAWLMPASTVAQAIIGGITVLTGLLWWTVAIHLLVSMAMVWLAVLLYVKIGEPDDGVVVTRAPKPLRQLTALSGLTLAAVLVTGTMVTGAGPHAGDKSLERPVPRLQVEITTLVHMHSSLLVAYLSLLVGLGFGLLAVRASREVMKRLGVVVVLVAAQGTLGAIQFFTGVPEALVALHVAGAAACTAATAALWASMRERTEPEALQR, from the coding sequence CTGGTCGACCTGCTGCCCGAACCCAGCCTTCGGGTTCAGCGCCTTATCGCCGCCGCCGTGATCCTGACCCAGGGCGGCATCGCCGTGACCGGGGCCATCGTGCGGGTCACCGCGTCGGGCCTCGGGTGTCCGACCTGGCCGCAGTGCTTCCCGGGCAGCTTCACCCCGGTCCCGCACGCCGAGGTCGCCGGTATCCACCAGGCGGTCGAATTCGGCAACCGGCTGTTGACGTTTTTGGTGGTGTTCACCGCCGCGGCGGCCGTGCTGGCCGTCATGCGCGCCCGGCGCCGCCGCGAAGTATTGATCTACGCCTGGCTGATGCCCGCCTCGACGGTGGCGCAGGCGATCATCGGGGGCATCACCGTGCTCACCGGCCTGCTGTGGTGGACGGTCGCGATCCACCTCCTGGTGTCGATGGCGATGGTCTGGCTGGCGGTGCTTCTGTACGTCAAGATCGGGGAACCGGACGACGGCGTGGTGGTCACACGGGCGCCGAAGCCGTTGCGGCAGCTGACCGCGCTGTCCGGCCTGACGCTGGCCGCGGTGCTGGTCACCGGAACGATGGTCACCGGCGCCGGCCCGCACGCCGGGGACAAAAGCCTGGAGCGGCCGGTGCCGCGGCTGCAGGTGGAGATCACCACGCTGGTGCACATGCACTCCTCGCTCTTGGTCGCCTATCTGTCGCTGCTGGTGGGCCTGGGTTTCGGTCTGCTCGCCGTGCGCGCGTCGCGGGAGGTCATGAAACGTCTCGGTGTCGTGGTGGTCCTGGTGGCCGCGCAGGGGACGCTGGGGGCGATCCAGTTCTTCACCGGGGTGCCCGAGGCTCTGGTCGCCCTGCACGTCGCGGGTGCTGCGGCGTGCACCGCCGCCACTGCGGCGCTATGGGCGTCGATGCGAGAGCGGACCGAGCCCGAGGCGCTCCAGCGCTGA
- a CDS encoding ABC transporter permease, whose amino-acid sequence MTTGNRFAPGTFTPDPRPAPIPKMLAAQFGLELRLLLRNGEQLLLTMFIPITLLVGMTLLPLGDFGANRADTFVPAIMALAVISTAFTGQAIAVAFDRRYGALKRLGATALPVWGIIAGKSLAVVAVVFLQAILFGAIGFALGWRPPLAGLALGAMIIALGTAVFAALGLLLGGTLRAEIVLAVANLLWFVFAGLGALTLEGGMVPSAVQWVARLTPSGALTEALSQAMTSSMDWFGLAVLAVWGAVGALCALRWFRFT is encoded by the coding sequence ATGACGACGGGAAACCGTTTCGCCCCGGGCACGTTCACCCCCGATCCGCGTCCAGCACCGATCCCGAAGATGCTGGCCGCGCAGTTCGGGCTGGAGTTGCGCCTGCTGCTGCGCAACGGCGAACAGCTGTTGCTGACCATGTTCATCCCGATCACGCTGCTGGTCGGGATGACGCTGCTGCCGCTGGGTGACTTCGGGGCGAACCGGGCCGACACGTTCGTCCCGGCCATCATGGCGCTCGCGGTGATCTCCACGGCGTTCACCGGGCAGGCGATCGCGGTCGCGTTCGACCGGCGCTACGGCGCGCTCAAGCGGCTCGGCGCGACCGCGCTGCCGGTGTGGGGCATCATCGCCGGCAAGTCGCTGGCGGTGGTCGCGGTGGTGTTCCTGCAGGCGATCCTGTTCGGCGCCATCGGCTTCGCCCTGGGATGGCGTCCGCCGCTGGCCGGTCTGGCGCTCGGCGCGATGATCATCGCGCTGGGGACCGCGGTGTTCGCTGCGCTGGGCCTGCTGCTCGGCGGCACCCTGCGCGCCGAGATCGTGCTCGCCGTGGCGAACCTGCTGTGGTTCGTCTTCGCCGGACTGGGCGCGCTCACCCTGGAAGGCGGGATGGTGCCGTCGGCGGTGCAGTGGGTGGCACGCCTGACGCCGTCCGGCGCGCTGACCGAGGCGCTGTCCCAGGCGATGACGTCATCGATGGACTGGTTCGGCTTGGCCGTACTCGCGGTGTGGGGTGCCGTCGGGGCGCTCTGCGCGTTGCGCTGGTTCCGCTTCACCTGA
- a CDS encoding ABC transporter ATP-binding protein, translating into MTSVPSPPVQLRGVSKRYGATTAVASLDLDVRAAEVFALLGPNGAGKTTTVEMCEGFIRPDAGSIRILGLDPVADNAEVRARTGVMLQGGGAYPAARAGEMLDLVASYAADPLDPQWLLDTLGLTDSARTTYRRLSGGQQQRLALACAVVGRPELVFLDEPTAGMDAHARLVVWELIDALRRDGVTVVLTTHQLAEAEELADRILIIDHGAAVATGTPAELMRSGAENQLRFRAPRMLDLSLLIAALPEKYRASETAPGEYLVEGHIDPQVLATVTAWCARLDVLATDMRVEQRSLEDVFLDLTGRELRK; encoded by the coding sequence GTGACCTCCGTACCTTCCCCCCCGGTGCAGTTGCGCGGGGTCAGCAAGCGATATGGAGCAACGACGGCCGTCGCCTCGCTCGACCTCGACGTGCGGGCCGCCGAGGTCTTCGCCCTGCTCGGGCCCAACGGCGCCGGCAAGACCACGACGGTGGAGATGTGCGAGGGTTTCATCAGGCCCGACGCCGGCTCGATCAGGATCCTGGGCCTGGACCCGGTCGCCGACAACGCCGAGGTGCGCGCCCGTACCGGCGTGATGCTGCAGGGCGGCGGCGCCTATCCGGCGGCCCGCGCGGGCGAGATGCTCGACCTCGTCGCGTCCTACGCCGCCGACCCGCTCGACCCGCAGTGGCTACTGGACACGCTGGGACTCACCGATTCGGCCCGCACGACCTACCGGCGGCTCTCCGGGGGACAACAGCAGCGGCTCGCGCTCGCCTGCGCGGTCGTCGGCCGTCCCGAACTGGTCTTCCTCGACGAGCCCACCGCCGGCATGGACGCCCACGCCCGGCTGGTGGTGTGGGAGCTGATCGACGCGCTGCGCCGCGACGGCGTCACGGTGGTGTTGACCACCCACCAGCTTGCCGAGGCCGAGGAACTGGCCGACCGGATCCTGATCATCGACCATGGCGCGGCGGTCGCCACCGGTACTCCCGCCGAGCTCATGCGCAGCGGAGCCGAGAACCAGCTGCGCTTCCGCGCGCCCCGCATGCTCGACCTCTCGCTGTTGATCGCCGCGCTGCCCGAGAAATACCGAGCCTCCGAGACCGCGCCGGGCGAGTACCTCGTCGAGGGACACATCGACCCGCAGGTGCTGGCCACCGTGACCGCGTGGTGCGCGCGGCTGGACGTGCTGGCCACCGACATGCGGGTCGAACAACGCAGCCTGGAAGACGTCTTCCTCGATCTGACGGGGCGGGAGTTGCGCAAATGA